A section of the Scylla paramamosain isolate STU-SP2022 chromosome 33, ASM3559412v1, whole genome shotgun sequence genome encodes:
- the LOC135089854 gene encoding proton channel OtopLc-like isoform X3 — MEQQQQSIPTIELTPCRSPRIGGDARTDTSSWGNSESESEVSGSSALVSPVQSRRRPTHGLPRQHPHSRVRKVSAPPELQPHLGGTQPQHSNAHAHAHTIQGHGGTNPDHADRSSNSEYILSLPSQTQLSRGFYSSSDSGVPSEYSSCGGHVAEVNRHAPQTSFSPTASVNDLANQHQTHETQDVSFYQSDSDSESLDDLPQGHRKSGVVGEMNNQTLNHTHMEPSPLVLPVGSPPPLNRIPTEPIMNTPPPHPAGVHHNQARRHSMVVQLNLQGAATPLSGFTQAPNTTRSVSMVSLTGNPVVSTSMYPNLHNDTQSIYSDVGYSPPGAYHGIQHMDSQASLTGVPHKVESQQALVNPHPEAGCGAMPEPHHGAPQPVDDEEKRSWFIHTLSENLSIIYAVFLVTLGIVIYLADTFNNHDSAMAEAFNVFLIVVQLLWLFYVHVDVRRYVSHISRALEEAKTKQVNKDEQVQLEPTGDGQYQLRINVPEAPRTIPQYYGFTSGRHGGSLYLKIGATVFCLGYLIHTGLNLGQKILYLTEDNEDFENCTCTTDVVMYVLQPVYAFYQLFFIFKYSNLIINRRKVFARFGIMHCIASSLCFWVFTIMQETLQAIFMKSKDKSYDYSGTTEAYKKYSLLNDLDGDDSIENDVDHSVTYAAKKVPASSSWTINYGCENDTHLSSMINATTPYLYPFSIEFNILMVGLWILLWENIGRFERHTHIPSVEVTYEEDNSKSLSSNLIIYVDCHASNRGLFAGLLMTVATVISIILFFIFSASESTRALGATVNGASEVILLSCMLVAGFFAYNSIRLLDMIKHGISAVDDILLFVCLPCIFFYAFFTMVPSITDGNYLSVCVSVLQVSQVILQTALMNDGLRRCSNSQALQHKKPGREVITYLVVANVAMWLLQTFEIKSSEGNSLFYDFYGKELWTLLSHLTLPLALFYRFHSSVCLADMWKASYEPEESH; from the exons TGAGAGCGAGGTGAGCGGGAGCAGCGCCCTCGTGTCTCCGGTCCAGAGTCGGCGCCGCCCGACGCACGGACTTCCGCGCCAGCACCCACACAGCCGCGTGAGGAAGGTGAGCGCGCCGCCGGAGTTGCAGCCGCACTTGGGTGGCACTCAGCCCCAGCACAGcaacgcccacgcccacgcccacaccatCCAGGGCCACGGCGGCACGAATCCCGATCACGCGGACCGGTCCTCCAACTCGGAATATATCCTCAGCCTGCCCTCACAGACGCAGC TGTCTCGGGGCTTCTACAGCAGCTCGGACTCCGGAGTGCCGTCCGAGTATTCTTCTTGCGGAGGCCATGTGGCAGAAGTGAACCGCCACGCCCCGCAGACCAGCTTCTCTCCCACAGCTTCCGTGAACGACCTCGCGAACCAGCACCAGACTCACGAGACTCAGGACGTGTCCTTCTACCAGTCCGACTCTGATAGCGAG AGTCTGGACGACTTGCCTCAAGGTCACCGCAAGTCTGGTGTTGTTGGTGAGATGAATAACCAGACGCTGAACCACACCCACATGGAGCCCTCCCCCCTGGTGCTCCCGGTGGGTTCCCCACCCCCCCTCAACCGCATCCCCACGGAGCCCATCATGAACACTCCGCCTCCCCACCCGGCGGGCGTCCACCACAACCAGGCCCGGCGCCACAGCATGGTGGTGCAGCTCAACCTGCAGGGCGCGGCGACACCCCTCTCGGGATTCACGCAGGCGCCCAACACCACGCGCTCCGTGTCCATGGTGTCGCTGACCGGCAACCCCGTGGTATCCACCAGCATGTACCCCAACCTGCACAACGACACGCAGTCCATCTACAGCGACGTGGGCTACAGTCCGCCCGGCGCCTACCACGGCATCCAGCACATGGACTCCCAGGCGTCCCTGACGGGTGTCCCGCACAAGGTGGAGAGCCAGCAGGCGCTGGTCAATCCCCACCCCGAGGCAGGATGCGGCGCCATGCCCGAGCCTCACCACGGGGCGCCGCAACCCGTCGATGACGAGGAGAAGAGGTCCTGGTTCATCCACACACTGAGCGAGAACCTGAGCATCATCTACGCGGTGTTCCTGGTCACGCTGGGCATCGTCATCTACCTGGCAGACACCTTCAACAACCACGACTCCGCAATGGCCGAGGCCTTTAACGTGTTCCTGATCGTGGTGCAGCTGCTCTGGCTCTTCTACGTGCACGTGGATGTGCGCCGCTACGTGAGCCACATCTCGCGGGCGCTGGAGGAGGCCAAGACCAAGCAGGTGAACAAGGACGAGCAGGTGCAGCTGGAGCCCACCGGGGACGGCCAGTACCAGCTGCGCATCAACGTGCCCGAGGCGCCGAGGACCATCCCGCAGTACTATGGCTTCACCTCGGGCAGGCACGGCGGCTCCCTCTACCTCAAGATCGGTGCTACAG TCTTCTGCCTGGGTTACCTGATCCACACCGGCCTTAACCTGGGCCAGAAGATCCTGTACCTGACGGAGGACAACGAGGACTTCGAGAATTGCACGTGCACGACTGACGTGGTGATGTACGTGCTGCAGCCTGTGTACGCCTTCTACCagctcttcttcatcttcaagtACTCCAAC CTCATCATCAACCGCAGGAAGGTGTTTGCGAGGTTCGGCATCATGCACTGCATCGCCTCCTCGCTGTGCTTCTGGGTGTTCACCATCATGCAGGAAACACTCCAGGCCATCTTCATGAAGAGCAAGGACAAGAGCTACGACTACAGCGGCACCACCGAGGCCTACAAGAAGTACTCGCTGCTCAACGACCTGGACGGCGACGACTCCATCGAGAACGACGTTGACCACTCGGTGACCTATGCGGCCAAGAAGGTTCCCGCCTCGTCCTCGTGGACCATCAACTACGGGTGTGAGAACGACACCCACCTGTCCAGCATGATCAACGCCACCACGCCCTACCTCTACCCCTTCAGCATCGAGTTTAACATCCTGATGGTGGGTCTCTGGATCCTCCTGTGGGAGAACATCGGCCGCTTCGAGCGCCACACGCACATTCCCTCAGTGGAGGTGACCTACGAAGAGGACAACAGCAAGTCGCTCAGCTCGAACCTCATCATCTATGTGGACTGCCACGCTTCCAATCGCGGCCTGTTCGCCGGCCTGCTGATGACCGTAGCCACCGTCATCTCCATTATcctgttcttcatcttctcggCGTCCGAGAGCACCCGCGCGCTGGGCGCCACCGTCAACGGCGCCAGCGAGGTGATCCTGCTATCCTGCATGTTAGTGGCGGGATTCTTCGCCTACAACTCCATCCGCCTGCTGGACATGATCAAGCACGGCATCAGCgccgtggacgacatcctgctTTTCGTGTGCCTGCCCTGCATCTTTTTCTACGCCTTCTTCACCATGGTGCCTTCCATCACGGACGGCAACTACCTGTCCGTGTGCGTTTCCGTCCTGCAGGTGTCCCAGGTCATCCTGCAGACAGCGCTGATGAACGATGGCCTGCGCCGCTGCTCCAACTCGCAGGCGTTGCAGCACAAGAAGCCCGGCAGGGAGGTGATCACGTACCTGGTGGTGGCCAACGTGGCAATGTGGCTGCTGCAGACATTTGAGATCAAGAGCTCCGAGGGAAACTCCCTATTCTACGACTTTTACGGCAAG GAGCTGTGGACGCTGCTGTCCCACTTGACGCTGCCACTCGCGCTCTTCTACCGCTTCCACTCCTCCGTGTGTCTGGCGGACATGTGGAAGGCGTCGTACGAGCCGGAGGAGTCCCACTAG
- the LOC135089854 gene encoding proton channel OtopLc-like isoform X4, with translation MYLHPNSCRSPRIGGDARTDTSSWGNSESESEVSGSSALVSPVQSRRRPTHGLPRQHPHSRVRKVSAPPELQPHLGGTQPQHSNAHAHAHTIQGHGGTNPDHADRSSNSEYILSLPSQTQLSRGFYSSSDSGVPSEYSSCGGHVAEVNRHAPQTSFSPTASVNDLANQHQTHETQDVSFYQSDSDSESLDDLPQGHRKSGVVGEMNNQTLNHTHMEPSPLVLPVGSPPPLNRIPTEPIMNTPPPHPAGVHHNQARRHSMVVQLNLQGAATPLSGFTQAPNTTRSVSMVSLTGNPVVSTSMYPNLHNDTQSIYSDVGYSPPGAYHGIQHMDSQASLTGVPHKVESQQALVNPHPEAGCGAMPEPHHGAPQPVDDEEKRSWFIHTLSENLSIIYAVFLVTLGIVIYLADTFNNHDSAMAEAFNVFLIVVQLLWLFYVHVDVRRYVSHISRALEEAKTKQVNKDEQVQLEPTGDGQYQLRINVPEAPRTIPQYYGFTSGRHGGSLYLKIGATVFCLGYLIHTGLNLGQKILYLTEDNEDFENCTCTTDVVMYVLQPVYAFYQLFFIFKYSNLIINRRKVFARFGIMHCIASSLCFWVFTIMQETLQAIFMKSKDKSYDYSGTTEAYKKYSLLNDLDGDDSIENDVDHSVTYAAKKVPASSSWTINYGCENDTHLSSMINATTPYLYPFSIEFNILMVGLWILLWENIGRFERHTHIPSVEVTYEEDNSKSLSSNLIIYVDCHASNRGLFAGLLMTVATVISIILFFIFSASESTRALGATVNGASEVILLSCMLVAGFFAYNSIRLLDMIKHGISAVDDILLFVCLPCIFFYAFFTMVPSITDGNYLSVCVSVLQVSQVILQTALMNDGLRRCSNSQALQHKKPGREVITYLVVANVAMWLLQTFEIKSSEGNSLFYDFYGKELWTLLSHLTLPLALFYRFHSSVCLADMWKASYEPEESH, from the exons TGAGAGCGAGGTGAGCGGGAGCAGCGCCCTCGTGTCTCCGGTCCAGAGTCGGCGCCGCCCGACGCACGGACTTCCGCGCCAGCACCCACACAGCCGCGTGAGGAAGGTGAGCGCGCCGCCGGAGTTGCAGCCGCACTTGGGTGGCACTCAGCCCCAGCACAGcaacgcccacgcccacgcccacaccatCCAGGGCCACGGCGGCACGAATCCCGATCACGCGGACCGGTCCTCCAACTCGGAATATATCCTCAGCCTGCCCTCACAGACGCAGC TGTCTCGGGGCTTCTACAGCAGCTCGGACTCCGGAGTGCCGTCCGAGTATTCTTCTTGCGGAGGCCATGTGGCAGAAGTGAACCGCCACGCCCCGCAGACCAGCTTCTCTCCCACAGCTTCCGTGAACGACCTCGCGAACCAGCACCAGACTCACGAGACTCAGGACGTGTCCTTCTACCAGTCCGACTCTGATAGCGAG AGTCTGGACGACTTGCCTCAAGGTCACCGCAAGTCTGGTGTTGTTGGTGAGATGAATAACCAGACGCTGAACCACACCCACATGGAGCCCTCCCCCCTGGTGCTCCCGGTGGGTTCCCCACCCCCCCTCAACCGCATCCCCACGGAGCCCATCATGAACACTCCGCCTCCCCACCCGGCGGGCGTCCACCACAACCAGGCCCGGCGCCACAGCATGGTGGTGCAGCTCAACCTGCAGGGCGCGGCGACACCCCTCTCGGGATTCACGCAGGCGCCCAACACCACGCGCTCCGTGTCCATGGTGTCGCTGACCGGCAACCCCGTGGTATCCACCAGCATGTACCCCAACCTGCACAACGACACGCAGTCCATCTACAGCGACGTGGGCTACAGTCCGCCCGGCGCCTACCACGGCATCCAGCACATGGACTCCCAGGCGTCCCTGACGGGTGTCCCGCACAAGGTGGAGAGCCAGCAGGCGCTGGTCAATCCCCACCCCGAGGCAGGATGCGGCGCCATGCCCGAGCCTCACCACGGGGCGCCGCAACCCGTCGATGACGAGGAGAAGAGGTCCTGGTTCATCCACACACTGAGCGAGAACCTGAGCATCATCTACGCGGTGTTCCTGGTCACGCTGGGCATCGTCATCTACCTGGCAGACACCTTCAACAACCACGACTCCGCAATGGCCGAGGCCTTTAACGTGTTCCTGATCGTGGTGCAGCTGCTCTGGCTCTTCTACGTGCACGTGGATGTGCGCCGCTACGTGAGCCACATCTCGCGGGCGCTGGAGGAGGCCAAGACCAAGCAGGTGAACAAGGACGAGCAGGTGCAGCTGGAGCCCACCGGGGACGGCCAGTACCAGCTGCGCATCAACGTGCCCGAGGCGCCGAGGACCATCCCGCAGTACTATGGCTTCACCTCGGGCAGGCACGGCGGCTCCCTCTACCTCAAGATCGGTGCTACAG TCTTCTGCCTGGGTTACCTGATCCACACCGGCCTTAACCTGGGCCAGAAGATCCTGTACCTGACGGAGGACAACGAGGACTTCGAGAATTGCACGTGCACGACTGACGTGGTGATGTACGTGCTGCAGCCTGTGTACGCCTTCTACCagctcttcttcatcttcaagtACTCCAAC CTCATCATCAACCGCAGGAAGGTGTTTGCGAGGTTCGGCATCATGCACTGCATCGCCTCCTCGCTGTGCTTCTGGGTGTTCACCATCATGCAGGAAACACTCCAGGCCATCTTCATGAAGAGCAAGGACAAGAGCTACGACTACAGCGGCACCACCGAGGCCTACAAGAAGTACTCGCTGCTCAACGACCTGGACGGCGACGACTCCATCGAGAACGACGTTGACCACTCGGTGACCTATGCGGCCAAGAAGGTTCCCGCCTCGTCCTCGTGGACCATCAACTACGGGTGTGAGAACGACACCCACCTGTCCAGCATGATCAACGCCACCACGCCCTACCTCTACCCCTTCAGCATCGAGTTTAACATCCTGATGGTGGGTCTCTGGATCCTCCTGTGGGAGAACATCGGCCGCTTCGAGCGCCACACGCACATTCCCTCAGTGGAGGTGACCTACGAAGAGGACAACAGCAAGTCGCTCAGCTCGAACCTCATCATCTATGTGGACTGCCACGCTTCCAATCGCGGCCTGTTCGCCGGCCTGCTGATGACCGTAGCCACCGTCATCTCCATTATcctgttcttcatcttctcggCGTCCGAGAGCACCCGCGCGCTGGGCGCCACCGTCAACGGCGCCAGCGAGGTGATCCTGCTATCCTGCATGTTAGTGGCGGGATTCTTCGCCTACAACTCCATCCGCCTGCTGGACATGATCAAGCACGGCATCAGCgccgtggacgacatcctgctTTTCGTGTGCCTGCCCTGCATCTTTTTCTACGCCTTCTTCACCATGGTGCCTTCCATCACGGACGGCAACTACCTGTCCGTGTGCGTTTCCGTCCTGCAGGTGTCCCAGGTCATCCTGCAGACAGCGCTGATGAACGATGGCCTGCGCCGCTGCTCCAACTCGCAGGCGTTGCAGCACAAGAAGCCCGGCAGGGAGGTGATCACGTACCTGGTGGTGGCCAACGTGGCAATGTGGCTGCTGCAGACATTTGAGATCAAGAGCTCCGAGGGAAACTCCCTATTCTACGACTTTTACGGCAAG GAGCTGTGGACGCTGCTGTCCCACTTGACGCTGCCACTCGCGCTCTTCTACCGCTTCCACTCCTCCGTGTGTCTGGCGGACATGTGGAAGGCGTCGTACGAGCCGGAGGAGTCCCACTAG
- the LOC135089854 gene encoding proton channel OtopLc-like isoform X8 produces MYLHPNSESEVSGSSALVSPVQSRRRPTHGLPRQHPHSRVRKVSAPPELQPHLGGTQPQHSNAHAHAHTIQGHGGTNPDHADRSSNSEYILSLPSQTQLSRGFYSSSDSGVPSEYSSCGGHVAEVNRHAPQTSFSPTASVNDLANQHQTHETQDVSFYQSDSDSESLDDLPQGHRKSGVVGEMNNQTLNHTHMEPSPLVLPVGSPPPLNRIPTEPIMNTPPPHPAGVHHNQARRHSMVVQLNLQGAATPLSGFTQAPNTTRSVSMVSLTGNPVVSTSMYPNLHNDTQSIYSDVGYSPPGAYHGIQHMDSQASLTGVPHKVESQQALVNPHPEAGCGAMPEPHHGAPQPVDDEEKRSWFIHTLSENLSIIYAVFLVTLGIVIYLADTFNNHDSAMAEAFNVFLIVVQLLWLFYVHVDVRRYVSHISRALEEAKTKQVNKDEQVQLEPTGDGQYQLRINVPEAPRTIPQYYGFTSGRHGGSLYLKIGATVFCLGYLIHTGLNLGQKILYLTEDNEDFENCTCTTDVVMYVLQPVYAFYQLFFIFKYSNLIINRRKVFARFGIMHCIASSLCFWVFTIMQETLQAIFMKSKDKSYDYSGTTEAYKKYSLLNDLDGDDSIENDVDHSVTYAAKKVPASSSWTINYGCENDTHLSSMINATTPYLYPFSIEFNILMVGLWILLWENIGRFERHTHIPSVEVTYEEDNSKSLSSNLIIYVDCHASNRGLFAGLLMTVATVISIILFFIFSASESTRALGATVNGASEVILLSCMLVAGFFAYNSIRLLDMIKHGISAVDDILLFVCLPCIFFYAFFTMVPSITDGNYLSVCVSVLQVSQVILQTALMNDGLRRCSNSQALQHKKPGREVITYLVVANVAMWLLQTFEIKSSEGNSLFYDFYGKELWTLLSHLTLPLALFYRFHSSVCLADMWKASYEPEESH; encoded by the exons TGAGAGCGAGGTGAGCGGGAGCAGCGCCCTCGTGTCTCCGGTCCAGAGTCGGCGCCGCCCGACGCACGGACTTCCGCGCCAGCACCCACACAGCCGCGTGAGGAAGGTGAGCGCGCCGCCGGAGTTGCAGCCGCACTTGGGTGGCACTCAGCCCCAGCACAGcaacgcccacgcccacgcccacaccatCCAGGGCCACGGCGGCACGAATCCCGATCACGCGGACCGGTCCTCCAACTCGGAATATATCCTCAGCCTGCCCTCACAGACGCAGC TGTCTCGGGGCTTCTACAGCAGCTCGGACTCCGGAGTGCCGTCCGAGTATTCTTCTTGCGGAGGCCATGTGGCAGAAGTGAACCGCCACGCCCCGCAGACCAGCTTCTCTCCCACAGCTTCCGTGAACGACCTCGCGAACCAGCACCAGACTCACGAGACTCAGGACGTGTCCTTCTACCAGTCCGACTCTGATAGCGAG AGTCTGGACGACTTGCCTCAAGGTCACCGCAAGTCTGGTGTTGTTGGTGAGATGAATAACCAGACGCTGAACCACACCCACATGGAGCCCTCCCCCCTGGTGCTCCCGGTGGGTTCCCCACCCCCCCTCAACCGCATCCCCACGGAGCCCATCATGAACACTCCGCCTCCCCACCCGGCGGGCGTCCACCACAACCAGGCCCGGCGCCACAGCATGGTGGTGCAGCTCAACCTGCAGGGCGCGGCGACACCCCTCTCGGGATTCACGCAGGCGCCCAACACCACGCGCTCCGTGTCCATGGTGTCGCTGACCGGCAACCCCGTGGTATCCACCAGCATGTACCCCAACCTGCACAACGACACGCAGTCCATCTACAGCGACGTGGGCTACAGTCCGCCCGGCGCCTACCACGGCATCCAGCACATGGACTCCCAGGCGTCCCTGACGGGTGTCCCGCACAAGGTGGAGAGCCAGCAGGCGCTGGTCAATCCCCACCCCGAGGCAGGATGCGGCGCCATGCCCGAGCCTCACCACGGGGCGCCGCAACCCGTCGATGACGAGGAGAAGAGGTCCTGGTTCATCCACACACTGAGCGAGAACCTGAGCATCATCTACGCGGTGTTCCTGGTCACGCTGGGCATCGTCATCTACCTGGCAGACACCTTCAACAACCACGACTCCGCAATGGCCGAGGCCTTTAACGTGTTCCTGATCGTGGTGCAGCTGCTCTGGCTCTTCTACGTGCACGTGGATGTGCGCCGCTACGTGAGCCACATCTCGCGGGCGCTGGAGGAGGCCAAGACCAAGCAGGTGAACAAGGACGAGCAGGTGCAGCTGGAGCCCACCGGGGACGGCCAGTACCAGCTGCGCATCAACGTGCCCGAGGCGCCGAGGACCATCCCGCAGTACTATGGCTTCACCTCGGGCAGGCACGGCGGCTCCCTCTACCTCAAGATCGGTGCTACAG TCTTCTGCCTGGGTTACCTGATCCACACCGGCCTTAACCTGGGCCAGAAGATCCTGTACCTGACGGAGGACAACGAGGACTTCGAGAATTGCACGTGCACGACTGACGTGGTGATGTACGTGCTGCAGCCTGTGTACGCCTTCTACCagctcttcttcatcttcaagtACTCCAAC CTCATCATCAACCGCAGGAAGGTGTTTGCGAGGTTCGGCATCATGCACTGCATCGCCTCCTCGCTGTGCTTCTGGGTGTTCACCATCATGCAGGAAACACTCCAGGCCATCTTCATGAAGAGCAAGGACAAGAGCTACGACTACAGCGGCACCACCGAGGCCTACAAGAAGTACTCGCTGCTCAACGACCTGGACGGCGACGACTCCATCGAGAACGACGTTGACCACTCGGTGACCTATGCGGCCAAGAAGGTTCCCGCCTCGTCCTCGTGGACCATCAACTACGGGTGTGAGAACGACACCCACCTGTCCAGCATGATCAACGCCACCACGCCCTACCTCTACCCCTTCAGCATCGAGTTTAACATCCTGATGGTGGGTCTCTGGATCCTCCTGTGGGAGAACATCGGCCGCTTCGAGCGCCACACGCACATTCCCTCAGTGGAGGTGACCTACGAAGAGGACAACAGCAAGTCGCTCAGCTCGAACCTCATCATCTATGTGGACTGCCACGCTTCCAATCGCGGCCTGTTCGCCGGCCTGCTGATGACCGTAGCCACCGTCATCTCCATTATcctgttcttcatcttctcggCGTCCGAGAGCACCCGCGCGCTGGGCGCCACCGTCAACGGCGCCAGCGAGGTGATCCTGCTATCCTGCATGTTAGTGGCGGGATTCTTCGCCTACAACTCCATCCGCCTGCTGGACATGATCAAGCACGGCATCAGCgccgtggacgacatcctgctTTTCGTGTGCCTGCCCTGCATCTTTTTCTACGCCTTCTTCACCATGGTGCCTTCCATCACGGACGGCAACTACCTGTCCGTGTGCGTTTCCGTCCTGCAGGTGTCCCAGGTCATCCTGCAGACAGCGCTGATGAACGATGGCCTGCGCCGCTGCTCCAACTCGCAGGCGTTGCAGCACAAGAAGCCCGGCAGGGAGGTGATCACGTACCTGGTGGTGGCCAACGTGGCAATGTGGCTGCTGCAGACATTTGAGATCAAGAGCTCCGAGGGAAACTCCCTATTCTACGACTTTTACGGCAAG GAGCTGTGGACGCTGCTGTCCCACTTGACGCTGCCACTCGCGCTCTTCTACCGCTTCCACTCCTCCGTGTGTCTGGCGGACATGTGGAAGGCGTCGTACGAGCCGGAGGAGTCCCACTAG